The following is a genomic window from Elusimicrobiaceae bacterium.
CCGCCGACGGCGTTGTGGCGGCTGCCGCCGCGAAAGAGCTGGAAACGCTGGTTGAAAGCCGCGGGTTTGATCTGGTGCTGATCGGGCCGGGGCTGGGGTGCTGTCCGGAAACGGCTGAATGCGTGCGCGGGTTCCTGAAAGGCTGCAATCTGCCCTCCGTTATTGACGCGGACGCGCTCAACGCCATTTCGCGCAGCCCCAAGCCGGAGAATTTTTTCGGCGGGACGGGGCCGGCCCGTATCCTCACGCCGCATATCGGCGAAGCGGAACGGCTCCTGAAAATTGACAGGGAAACGCTTAAAATTTTCCGGGAACAGTCCGCGCTGAAACTGGCGGATCTGGCGAACGGGGTAGGCGTTCTCAAGGATTTTGAAACAGCCATAGGCTCCGTGCAGGGCGCAGTCGCGCCACGCCGGGCCGCGCTTAACGTTTCAGGATCCTGCGAGCTGTCAAAAGGCGGTACCGGAGATGTGCTGGCGGGCATGGTGGCCGGGCTCTGGGCGCAATCAGGCAAGCTTAACGGTTTTACTCCCGAAAC
Proteins encoded in this region:
- a CDS encoding NAD(P)H-hydrate dehydratase, with product ADGVVAAAAAKELETLVESRGFDLVLIGPGLGCCPETAECVRGFLKGCNLPSVIDADALNAISRSPKPENFFGGTGPARILTPHIGEAERLLKIDRETLKIFREQSALKLADLANGVGVLKDFETAIGSVQGAVAPRRAALNVSGSCELSKGGTGDVLAGMVAGLWAQSGKLNGFTPETAFESACAAVYLHGECGTLARREMTEYCLLAGELADWLPKAIRKTLVGE